A segment of the Phycisphaerales bacterium AB-hyl4 genome:
GCCGACTGCAGTTCACCACCGACGCGGTCGCCGCGTACCGCCGGGCCGAAGCCATCTTCATCTGCGTCGGCACGCCCTCCGACGCTCAAGGCTGCGCCGACCTCAAGTACGTGCTCGAAGCCGCGAAGCAGATCGGCCAGGCCATCGAGCAAGGCGACGGCGCCACCGGCTCGGGCCCGGAAGACCGCCGGGCCAAGATCGTCATCGTCAAGTCCACCGTGCCCGTGGGCACGAACGCCAAGGTCAAGGCCGCCATCGAAAGCCAGACCACCAAGCCCTTCCGCATGGCCAGCAACCCCGAATTCCTCAAGGAAGGCGCGGCGATCAACGACTTCATGAAGCCCGACCGCGTCGTGCTCGGCGTCGATGACAAGCCCACCGGCGACCGCCTGCGCGATCTCTACGAGCCGTTCGTCCGCCAGGGCAACCCGATCTTCATCATGGACATCCCCTCGGCCGAGATGGTCAAGTACGCCGCCAACGCCATGCTCGCAACCAAGATCAGCTTCATCAACGAGATCGCCAACCTCTGCGAAGCCTACGGCGCGGACATCGACGAGGTCCGCCGCGGCATGTGCTCCGACGGCCGCATCGGCAACAAGTTCCTCTATCCCGGCTTAGGCTACGGCGGCTCGTGCTTCCCCAAGG
Coding sequences within it:
- a CDS encoding UDP-glucose/GDP-mannose dehydrogenase family protein, giving the protein MRITMVGTGYVGLVTGTCLSNTGNDVTCLDIDQAKIDKLNHGVSPIYEPGLDELIRRNAKAGRLQFTTDAVAAYRRAEAIFICVGTPSDAQGCADLKYVLEAAKQIGQAIEQGDGATGSGPEDRRAKIVIVKSTVPVGTNAKVKAAIESQTTKPFRMASNPEFLKEGAAINDFMKPDRVVLGVDDKPTGDRLRDLYEPFVRQGNPIFIMDIPSAEMVKYAANAMLATKISFINEIANLCEAYGADIDEVRRGMCSDGRIGNKFLYPGLGYGGSCFPKDVLACIAMGDQSGSPAALLQAVHAVNQKQRDTFMAKLDRHFNDAGQGLAGKRIAVWGIAFKPGTDDIREAPAITLIQHLLERGATVVAHDPVAHETCRQVLGESITYADEPYAPLDGADALVV